A single window of Halodesulfovibrio sp. DNA harbors:
- a CDS encoding DUF2238 domain-containing protein — MRRFFTAQNFPFILAAVFAIFFALMAINPVSREVWIAEVIPVAAIFLLLCITFPFFRFSNVSYGLMAVWLFWHTIGGHYTFAGVPFEWVTDLFGFERNHFDRIGHFSVGFYAYPIAELFISRKIAGPIVTTLFALFTIMSVAAAYEIIEWQYAVIQGGEAGIEFLGSQGDVWDAQKDMLADTLGAVFVLVLFWIFGKRWGSRG; from the coding sequence ATGAGACGCTTTTTTACTGCACAAAATTTCCCTTTTATCCTCGCAGCAGTTTTCGCAATCTTTTTTGCGTTGATGGCGATTAACCCTGTTTCGAGAGAAGTTTGGATAGCCGAGGTTATTCCCGTTGCGGCAATCTTTCTTTTGCTGTGTATTACATTTCCATTTTTCAGATTTTCGAATGTTTCTTATGGATTGATGGCTGTGTGGCTGTTTTGGCATACGATTGGTGGGCATTACACCTTTGCAGGCGTTCCATTTGAATGGGTAACGGATTTATTCGGCTTTGAGCGTAACCATTTCGACAGAATAGGACATTTTTCCGTAGGATTTTATGCATATCCTATTGCGGAATTATTTATAAGTAGGAAAATAGCAGGCCCAATTGTAACAACCTTGTTTGCTCTATTTACCATTATGTCAGTAGCGGCAGCCTATGAGATTATTGAATGGCAGTACGCTGTCATCCAAGGCGGTGAAGCGGGTATTGAATTCCTTGGAAGTCAGGGTGATGTTTGGGATGCTCAAAAAGATATGCTCGCAGACACGCTCGGAGCAGTCTTTGTTCTTGTCTTGTTTTGGATATTCGGCAAGCGTTGGGGCAGTCGAGGATAG
- a CDS encoding permease, giving the protein MKPLNITPTQEKEKCSCSTQCCDSSKDGEAAAQAFGSPKADTAAPANPFESSCGCGSPNVEPAAAANPFQSSCGCSSSTTEAAAPINPFESPCGCGSAPVHNEKSRFSLSFYGVVGTISLIVWGVVYAQLPAIADTLTRLFFGAETSHLSEAIRFFLYDTPKILMLLSLVVFGVGILRTWITPERSRKYLSGKESLGNVIAACVGIVTPFCSCSAVPLFLGFVAAGIPLGVTFSFLIAAPMVNEIALVLLYGLFGFKVAALYLVTGVTIAVIAGWILGKMKLDHMLEPWVRQIRDDGSNKSPVYPTFAHRLDFAWDSVVDIIGKTWLYIVAGIAIGAGIHGYVPEGAMASIMGKAAWWSVPAAVAIGVPMYASAAGIIPIVSALLGKGAALGTALAFMMSVVALSLPEMVILRKVLSIKLITIYVAIVATGILAVGFLFNIVI; this is encoded by the coding sequence ATGAAACCACTAAACATTACCCCGACTCAGGAGAAAGAAAAATGCTCCTGTTCCACACAATGCTGTGATTCTTCAAAAGATGGCGAAGCAGCAGCACAAGCATTCGGCTCACCTAAAGCAGATACTGCGGCACCTGCAAATCCTTTCGAATCTTCTTGTGGGTGTGGGTCACCGAACGTCGAACCAGCCGCAGCTGCAAATCCTTTTCAATCTTCATGCGGATGTAGTTCATCTACAACAGAAGCGGCTGCGCCGATAAACCCTTTTGAATCTCCGTGTGGATGCGGCTCTGCTCCAGTTCACAATGAAAAGTCGCGCTTCTCTCTATCTTTCTATGGAGTTGTTGGCACAATTTCCCTTATTGTATGGGGAGTTGTGTATGCACAGCTACCAGCAATTGCAGACACGCTTACCCGATTATTTTTCGGTGCAGAGACAAGCCACCTCTCAGAAGCAATCCGATTTTTCCTGTATGACACACCAAAAATTTTAATGCTGCTGAGTCTGGTTGTTTTCGGAGTCGGTATTCTGCGTACATGGATTACACCGGAACGGAGCCGTAAATATCTCAGCGGGAAAGAATCACTAGGTAATGTTATTGCAGCCTGTGTAGGAATCGTTACTCCATTCTGCTCCTGCTCCGCCGTCCCGCTATTTTTAGGCTTTGTTGCAGCAGGAATCCCTCTGGGCGTAACTTTCTCATTTCTCATCGCTGCGCCGATGGTAAATGAAATTGCACTGGTACTGCTTTACGGATTATTCGGATTTAAAGTCGCTGCGCTGTATTTAGTAACGGGGGTTACCATTGCGGTTATTGCCGGTTGGATTCTTGGAAAAATGAAACTGGACCACATGCTCGAACCTTGGGTACGCCAAATCCGAGACGATGGAAGCAACAAATCTCCAGTTTATCCAACCTTCGCGCACCGCTTAGATTTTGCATGGGATTCCGTTGTAGATATTATCGGCAAGACTTGGCTGTACATTGTGGCAGGCATTGCCATTGGTGCCGGTATCCACGGATATGTTCCAGAAGGGGCTATGGCATCTATTATGGGTAAAGCTGCATGGTGGAGTGTTCCTGCCGCTGTAGCCATTGGTGTGCCTATGTACGCAAGTGCAGCAGGAATTATCCCTATTGTTTCTGCGCTGCTAGGCAAAGGGGCTGCGCTAGGTACTGCTTTAGCGTTCATGATGTCAGTTGTGGCACTGAGCCTTCCAGAAATGGTTATCTTGCGAAAAGTACTCAGTATAAAACTTATTACAATATATGTAGCCATTGTTGCTACAGGTATTCTGGCTGTCGGCTTCTTATTCAATATAGTTATTTAG
- a CDS encoding metalloregulator ArsR/SmtB family transcription factor yields MTDFIKITKALSDPTRVRILGLLLEGEICVCNIVAVVGVAQPTVSRHLKQCTDAGLTLARKAGGWTHYSLATDSAAPFVATFLLLLKQAVETDSEFIQLRSKLHAVKKAKN; encoded by the coding sequence ATGACCGACTTCATAAAAATAACCAAAGCACTATCAGACCCCACACGAGTCCGCATACTTGGATTGCTTCTCGAAGGAGAAATCTGTGTGTGCAATATTGTTGCTGTTGTAGGCGTTGCACAACCTACGGTCTCCCGTCACTTAAAACAGTGTACTGATGCAGGACTGACACTTGCCCGCAAAGCTGGAGGCTGGACGCACTACAGCCTCGCAACGGACAGTGCCGCACCGTTTGTTGCAACATTTTTACTTTTACTAAAACAAGCTGTGGAAACAGACAGCGAATTTATCCAACTACGCTCTAAACTTCATGCCGTGAAAAAGGCAAAAAATTAG
- a CDS encoding HD domain-containing protein — translation MTACDPQVNLQGREKLTRLADFLFEAGMLRKTPRSGYQFLGSGSENVAEHSFRTAIVGFVLANEAGADPVHTAMMCLFHDFHEARIGDFNYVNRIYNTSDPSAAFAHALEGTGLESLVLPYWEELEEAESLEAQLAQDADQIDMILNLKEEFDLGNTYAGKWMEGALPRLRTDVGRALAQRIKETDHTDWWYKGPDRDWWTRKNGKKKAK, via the coding sequence ATGACAGCCTGCGATCCTCAGGTAAACTTACAAGGTCGGGAAAAATTAACCAGACTTGCAGATTTTTTATTTGAAGCTGGGATGTTGCGTAAAACACCACGCAGTGGATACCAGTTTTTAGGTTCCGGCAGCGAAAATGTTGCAGAACATTCTTTCCGTACAGCTATCGTAGGATTTGTTCTTGCGAATGAAGCTGGTGCAGACCCTGTGCATACGGCAATGATGTGTTTGTTCCACGACTTTCATGAGGCGCGCATTGGAGATTTTAATTACGTAAACCGTATCTACAATACCAGTGATCCCAGTGCCGCATTTGCCCATGCACTAGAAGGTACCGGTCTTGAGTCTCTCGTACTTCCATATTGGGAAGAATTGGAAGAAGCTGAGTCATTAGAAGCGCAACTTGCTCAGGATGCAGATCAGATTGATATGATTCTGAACCTGAAAGAAGAGTTTGACCTCGGTAATACATATGCAGGCAAATGGATGGAAGGTGCTTTACCTCGTTTGCGTACAGATGTGGGACGTGCTCTTGCGCAACGCATAAAAGAGACTGACCACACAGACTGGTGGTATAAAGGCCCGGATAGAGATTGGTGGACACGAAAGAATGGCAAAAAGAAAGCTAAGTAA
- a CDS encoding flavodoxin family protein, whose amino-acid sequence MSSEISRRKFIAMTTTAAAAIAAPVTLIADESHAQQVPSARKKMKNMNVLVLHGSPHEDGNTAGLVDIATETLTKNGHKVQRIHVADLEVAPCIACMECQKNPNKPGCVFEDDGASTLEAMIHADALIITSPLYFAAFTAHIKPLIDRSFALCRKFGTKDHMSFVANKPTLFLSTGAGPYKNNGEILEGSCNDYTRFLKLDKVGFFYASSKPAVSDEKKAELKALVETL is encoded by the coding sequence ATGAGTTCTGAAATTTCACGCCGTAAATTTATTGCTATGACTACCACAGCAGCTGCTGCCATTGCCGCTCCCGTTACCCTCATTGCCGATGAAAGCCACGCTCAACAAGTACCCTCTGCACGTAAAAAGATGAAAAATATGAATGTGCTTGTTCTGCACGGAAGTCCACACGAAGACGGTAACACTGCTGGTCTTGTAGATATTGCAACAGAAACTTTGACAAAAAATGGACATAAAGTTCAGCGCATTCATGTAGCAGATTTAGAAGTTGCCCCTTGCATTGCCTGTATGGAATGTCAAAAAAATCCAAACAAGCCGGGCTGTGTTTTTGAGGACGATGGAGCCTCAACTCTTGAAGCCATGATACATGCTGATGCACTGATTATCACTTCACCGCTATACTTTGCAGCCTTTACGGCACACATCAAACCACTGATCGACAGAAGTTTTGCTTTATGCAGAAAATTTGGCACTAAAGATCATATGTCTTTTGTTGCGAACAAGCCGACTCTCTTCCTTTCCACAGGAGCAGGACCATACAAAAACAATGGTGAAATTTTAGAAGGCTCTTGCAACGATTACACTCGATTTCTTAAGTTAGATAAGGTCGGATTCTTCTATGCATCCAGCAAACCTGCTGTAAGCGATGAAAAGAAAGCAGAGTTAAAAGCTCTGGTGGAAACTTTGTAG
- a CDS encoding putative sulfate exporter family transporter: MAQQDKQQDVVVDKGQASWSDLIKLEDYWAIWLGFAILAIGLMIYLPNEPKNLRETIAESNAIMQMEANRAPFKTIEYYKAADAKGMKATSTPLAKQIKTFQNKPHGWSTNPVDAFFMDSERANAKKAKADAKYQKAKAAEQEALAAATVAQKAAADADFGNTELNQKASDAISNWRNKKFAAGKAKKKTKAKPYNQLIWLIILCITLGIFFGIGRAAMGYSPVKFFIGFFFVFTIATLAYVAAQQSTMKGLGIGYAAWAILFGLLISNTVGTPKWVMPAVQTEYFIKTGLVLLGAEVLFSKIVAIGIPGIFVAWVVTPVVLITTFIFGQKVVKMPSKTLNIVISADMSVCGVSAAIATAAACRAKKEELTLSVGLSLVFTSIMMIVMPAFIKAVEMPYILGGAWMGGTIDATGAVAAAGAFLSQKALYVAATIKMIQNVLIGVTAFGVAIYWCTRVDCTPGRSVNAWEIWYRFPKFVLGFLAASVLFSWIYASMGADVGYAMVDHGVIRGFSKAFRGWFFCLAFVSIGLATNFRELGHYFKGGKPLILYVCGQSFNLLLTLTMAYIMFYLVFPEITAKI; the protein is encoded by the coding sequence ATGGCACAGCAAGACAAGCAACAAGATGTTGTTGTTGATAAAGGGCAAGCCAGCTGGTCTGATTTAATCAAGCTCGAAGATTATTGGGCAATATGGCTCGGGTTTGCAATTCTTGCTATCGGGCTGATGATTTATCTGCCGAACGAACCAAAAAATTTGCGTGAAACAATTGCTGAATCTAATGCAATTATGCAGATGGAGGCAAACAGAGCACCATTCAAGACCATTGAATATTACAAGGCTGCGGATGCTAAAGGAATGAAAGCGACATCCACTCCACTTGCGAAGCAAATTAAAACGTTTCAAAACAAACCGCATGGCTGGTCAACAAACCCAGTTGATGCCTTTTTTATGGATAGCGAACGCGCAAATGCAAAAAAAGCAAAAGCAGACGCGAAATATCAAAAAGCGAAAGCAGCGGAGCAAGAAGCTCTTGCAGCTGCTACTGTTGCTCAAAAGGCAGCAGCAGATGCAGACTTTGGCAATACAGAGCTGAACCAGAAAGCTTCTGATGCAATCAGCAACTGGCGCAACAAAAAATTTGCTGCCGGTAAAGCTAAAAAGAAAACAAAAGCAAAACCGTACAACCAGCTCATCTGGCTTATTATTCTTTGTATCACGCTCGGCATTTTCTTTGGAATCGGACGTGCCGCAATGGGCTACAGTCCTGTAAAATTCTTTATCGGTTTCTTCTTTGTATTTACAATCGCCACTCTTGCATACGTTGCAGCCCAGCAAAGCACTATGAAGGGCTTAGGAATAGGCTACGCAGCGTGGGCTATCTTATTCGGGTTACTCATATCAAACACTGTCGGCACTCCTAAATGGGTAATGCCAGCCGTGCAAACAGAATACTTCATTAAAACCGGTCTGGTATTGCTGGGTGCAGAAGTCCTCTTCAGCAAAATTGTAGCCATCGGTATTCCGGGTATTTTTGTTGCATGGGTCGTAACACCAGTCGTACTTATCACTACATTTATATTTGGTCAGAAAGTAGTGAAAATGCCTTCTAAGACATTGAATATTGTTATTTCTGCCGACATGTCTGTTTGTGGTGTTTCAGCAGCTATCGCCACGGCAGCAGCCTGCCGTGCCAAAAAAGAAGAGCTGACACTTTCCGTCGGTCTATCCCTTGTTTTCACCTCTATTATGATGATTGTTATGCCTGCATTCATTAAAGCTGTTGAGATGCCGTATATTCTCGGCGGTGCATGGATGGGTGGAACCATTGATGCAACAGGTGCTGTTGCCGCTGCGGGCGCTTTCCTTTCACAAAAAGCACTGTACGTTGCTGCTACTATTAAAATGATTCAGAACGTACTCATCGGCGTAACAGCATTTGGTGTTGCCATTTACTGGTGCACACGGGTTGATTGCACTCCGGGGCGCTCAGTAAATGCATGGGAAATCTGGTATCGCTTCCCGAAATTTGTGCTTGGATTCCTTGCCGCTTCTGTTCTCTTCTCATGGATTTACGCATCAATGGGAGCCGATGTGGGCTATGCAATGGTTGACCACGGCGTTATTCGCGGATTCTCAAAAGCCTTCCGTGGCTGGTTCTTCTGCCTTGCGTTTGTGTCCATTGGTCTTGCCACCAACTTCCGCGAACTCGGACATTATTTTAAAGGCGGCAAACCGCTTATCCTGTATGTATGCGGACAATCCTTCAACCTGCTCCTGACACTCACAATGGCATACATCATGTTCTACTTAGTCTTCCCAGAAATAACCGCGAAGATTTAA
- a CDS encoding LysR family transcriptional regulator, whose protein sequence is MDLRLLRYFIAVFEEQNITRAAQRCHVSQPSISSAIKQLEEMLDVSLFKRSKQGVGITDEAHHLYPRAKRLLDQAHTIEDLFKGDDEEQHITIGVFPDLSPRRLAEVLKKMRLQLPNLTPKLVDVNAECDLRMTVDVLRNQGETWVPLWEEDYILCMRPDHELATREFVLPEELHQFDFIECPPCEAHQQTIGLLACSDLRMNIVASGEHKSQVMHLVQAGYGISFLPDGVLETAHDLVTVPLRAPRMFRRVGFTYSSDKSRAEVLSSVVKLFMQ, encoded by the coding sequence ATGGATTTACGATTACTACGATATTTTATTGCTGTATTTGAAGAACAGAACATTACACGAGCCGCCCAACGCTGCCATGTTTCTCAGCCTTCTATCTCTAGTGCAATCAAACAGTTAGAAGAAATGCTCGACGTTTCTTTATTCAAACGTAGCAAGCAAGGTGTGGGGATCACAGACGAAGCACACCACTTATATCCGCGTGCAAAACGGTTGCTCGATCAAGCTCATACAATCGAAGACCTGTTTAAAGGGGATGATGAAGAACAGCACATAACAATTGGCGTATTCCCTGACCTAAGTCCACGACGGCTTGCAGAAGTTTTAAAAAAAATGCGGTTACAGCTTCCGAACCTTACTCCAAAGCTTGTTGACGTTAACGCAGAATGCGACCTTCGCATGACCGTTGATGTTCTTCGGAATCAGGGAGAAACTTGGGTTCCACTTTGGGAAGAAGATTATATTTTATGCATGCGTCCCGATCATGAATTAGCTACACGTGAATTTGTTCTGCCGGAAGAGCTTCATCAATTCGATTTTATCGAATGCCCTCCGTGTGAAGCTCATCAGCAAACAATCGGGCTACTTGCCTGCTCTGATTTGCGGATGAATATTGTTGCCAGCGGCGAACATAAAAGTCAGGTTATGCATCTTGTTCAAGCAGGATACGGTATCTCTTTCCTTCCCGATGGGGTTCTGGAAACTGCGCATGATCTTGTCACAGTGCCACTTCGCGCACCACGTATGTTCAGGCGTGTTGGCTTCACATACTCATCGGACAAGTCCAGAGCCGAAGTTCTTTCAAGCGTTGTGAAGCTGTTCATGCAATAA
- a CDS encoding SDR family oxidoreductase, with the protein MSKPLVVITGASSGFGEATARTLSAKGFPLLLIARRLDRLEALNLPNTICAKVDVTDREAMVKAIADAEATYGPVDCIVNNAGVMLLGQAHDQDPAEWQKMVDVNVLGLLNGIHAVLPGMRERKQGTIINISSVAGRKTFPNHSVYCGTKFAVHAMSENIREEVAPDNVRVIVIAPGAAETELLSHTTSDEIKDGYNQWKEQMGGVMCAQDVANSIVFAYEQPQPVCIREIVLAPTLQEP; encoded by the coding sequence ATGTCTAAACCACTCGTAGTTATCACAGGCGCCAGCTCCGGTTTTGGCGAAGCAACCGCTCGTACTTTAAGCGCAAAAGGCTTTCCACTTCTTCTTATCGCTCGTCGTCTCGACAGACTCGAAGCTTTAAATCTTCCTAACACCATTTGTGCTAAAGTTGACGTAACAGATCGCGAAGCAATGGTAAAAGCTATTGCTGATGCTGAAGCTACATACGGTCCTGTAGATTGTATTGTTAACAACGCTGGTGTGATGCTGCTTGGTCAGGCTCACGATCAGGATCCTGCTGAGTGGCAGAAAATGGTTGATGTTAACGTTCTTGGTCTGCTTAACGGCATCCATGCAGTACTTCCTGGCATGCGTGAGCGCAAGCAGGGTACTATCATTAACATCAGCTCTGTTGCTGGTCGCAAAACTTTCCCTAACCACTCTGTATACTGCGGAACCAAATTTGCTGTTCATGCAATGAGCGAAAACATCCGTGAAGAAGTAGCACCAGATAACGTTCGCGTTATTGTTATTGCTCCGGGTGCAGCTGAAACCGAACTTCTCAGCCACACAACTTCTGACGAAATCAAAGATGGTTACAACCAGTGGAAAGAACAGATGGGCGGCGTTATGTGCGCTCAGGATGTAGCAAACTCCATCGTATTTGCATACGAGCAGCCACAGCCTGTTTGCATTCGCGAAATCGTTCTCGCACCAACTTTACAGGAACCTTAA
- the dnaB gene encoding replicative DNA helicase, protein MTQNPPWNPQKNPQNSFHTDTFAHEGEGSVSDAYENVSDELLRNVPPHSIEAEQAVLGGIFLRADALNTLVDIVTEDDFYAPAHKILFGAMMELHRQSIAVDPVTIGQYLRDKSLLEQVGGAVYIGELVNSIISAANAEHYAKIVRDKSLQRSLIESCSDIIGKCYDQGTEVDKLLDESEQSIFAISERTSGQTFIDSKTLINRVFDQLSIRIDSKDLVTGVTTGFYNLDKMTAGLQPTDLIIIAARPSMGKTAFTLNLAVNAALEGNTPVVFYSLEMGMEQLMVRMLATVAGVDMNKLRTGRGIDNDDWGRLHYAADVLGKAPIFIDDTPSLSTLDLRARTRRLKAEKDIGMVVVDYLQLMRSSRKTDSRELEISDISRNLKALAKELNIPVVALSQLNRKVEERADKRPMLSDLRESGAIEQDADVIMFIYRDAVYNKKEDRAEIHSAEIIIGKQRNGSVGTAQLQYNGQFTRFENPTDLYPSEEIPEDAGM, encoded by the coding sequence ATGACGCAGAATCCACCGTGGAATCCGCAGAAGAATCCGCAGAATAGCTTTCACACCGATACCTTCGCCCATGAGGGCGAAGGTTCGGTTTCCGATGCATACGAAAATGTATCGGACGAATTGCTGCGCAATGTTCCCCCACACAGTATTGAAGCCGAACAGGCTGTACTGGGGGGTATTTTTTTGCGTGCGGACGCCTTAAACACCCTCGTTGACATCGTTACTGAAGACGATTTCTACGCCCCTGCCCACAAAATTCTCTTTGGCGCCATGATGGAACTGCACAGGCAGAGCATCGCGGTTGACCCGGTTACTATCGGTCAATACCTGCGTGATAAAAGCTTGCTTGAACAGGTTGGCGGTGCAGTTTACATTGGTGAACTTGTCAACTCCATCATCAGTGCTGCTAACGCAGAACACTACGCCAAAATCGTGCGTGATAAATCCTTACAGCGTAGCCTTATTGAATCTTGCTCTGACATTATCGGAAAATGTTATGACCAAGGAACAGAGGTTGATAAGCTTCTGGATGAATCCGAACAATCAATTTTTGCAATTTCCGAGCGAACCTCCGGTCAAACGTTTATTGACTCTAAAACACTCATCAACAGAGTGTTCGACCAGCTTTCTATCCGCATCGACAGTAAAGATCTTGTAACTGGTGTTACTACTGGTTTTTACAACCTCGACAAAATGACCGCAGGTTTGCAGCCGACCGACCTTATCATCATCGCGGCTCGTCCTTCTATGGGTAAAACAGCGTTTACGCTGAACCTTGCTGTTAACGCAGCGTTGGAAGGCAATACCCCTGTTGTATTCTACTCACTTGAAATGGGTATGGAACAGCTTATGGTTCGTATGCTGGCGACTGTAGCTGGTGTGGACATGAACAAGCTCAGAACCGGTCGCGGTATTGATAATGATGACTGGGGACGTTTGCACTACGCAGCAGATGTTCTTGGTAAGGCACCGATATTTATTGACGACACCCCTTCTCTTTCTACACTTGATCTGCGCGCGCGTACTCGTCGTCTCAAAGCAGAAAAAGATATTGGAATGGTTGTTGTCGACTACTTGCAGCTCATGCGTTCCAGCCGCAAAACAGACTCCCGTGAACTGGAAATTTCTGACATTTCCCGTAACCTGAAAGCTCTTGCGAAAGAGCTGAATATTCCTGTTGTTGCGCTGTCACAGCTTAACCGTAAAGTTGAAGAACGTGCAGACAAACGTCCTATGCTTTCTGACCTTCGTGAATCCGGCGCGATTGAGCAGGATGCTGACGTCATTATGTTCATCTACCGTGACGCTGTGTATAATAAAAAAGAAGACCGAGCAGAAATTCACTCGGCGGAAATTATTATCGGTAAACAGCGTAACGGTTCCGTTGGCACTGCGCAGCTGCAATACAACGGTCAATTTACCAGATTCGAAAACCCTACAGACCTGTACCCTTCAGAAGAAATTCCTGAAGATGCTGGAATGTAG
- the rplI gene encoding 50S ribosomal protein L9: MKLILRADVENLGVLGDIVEVKAGYGRNYLVPQGLAMVATASNMKVFELERKKLTDKMEKVRGEAQSLAEKLEAAEVIIEVRVGENDKLYGSVTASNIADALADLDLNVDRRRILLDAPIRVLGDYTVRVRLHAGVVAEVKVAVKAEGRIIEEEAPVEENDAESTVESAEESAE, encoded by the coding sequence ATGAAACTTATTCTCCGCGCTGACGTAGAGAACCTTGGTGTTCTTGGCGATATTGTAGAAGTTAAAGCTGGCTACGGTCGCAACTACCTCGTACCTCAGGGTCTTGCTATGGTTGCAACTGCATCTAACATGAAAGTTTTTGAGCTTGAGCGTAAAAAACTTACTGACAAGATGGAAAAAGTACGTGGCGAAGCACAGTCTCTGGCAGAAAAACTGGAAGCAGCTGAAGTTATCATCGAAGTTCGTGTTGGTGAAAACGACAAGCTCTACGGTTCTGTTACCGCTAGCAACATCGCTGATGCTCTTGCAGATCTCGATCTCAATGTAGATCGTCGCCGCATCCTCCTCGATGCTCCAATCCGCGTTCTTGGCGATTACACTGTACGTGTACGTCTCCACGCTGGTGTTGTAGCTGAAGTTAAGGTTGCAGTTAAAGCTGAAGGCCGCATCATCGAAGAAGAAGCTCCTGTAGAAGAAAATGACGCAGAATCCACCGTGGAATCCGCAGAAGAATCCGCAGAATAG
- the rpsR gene encoding 30S ribosomal protein S18 codes for MAFKRRFTPRRKFCRFCADKDLPLNYKRPDILRDFITERGKIIARRITGTCAFHQRALTREIKRSRQMALLVFTSTHASEVKKKSTL; via the coding sequence ATGGCTTTTAAAAGACGTTTTACTCCACGCCGTAAATTCTGCCGCTTCTGTGCAGATAAAGATCTTCCGTTGAACTACAAGCGTCCGGACATCCTCCGTGATTTCATCACCGAACGTGGTAAAATCATCGCTCGTCGTATCACCGGCACATGTGCTTTCCACCAGCGTGCTCTCACTCGTGAGATCAAACGTTCCCGTCAGATGGCACTCCTCGTGTTCACTTCCACTCACGCAAGTGAAGTGAAAAAGAAAAGTACATTATAG
- the rpsF gene encoding 30S ribosomal protein S6: protein MRKFETLLLLSPELASDAREELLSNLTGVIERVEGNVLEADHWGMRDLAYPVQKFMRGYYVRLEFEAPGTAVAELERIIRITDGIFKYVTVKLEEAK, encoded by the coding sequence ATGAGAAAATTCGAAACACTTTTGCTTCTCTCCCCAGAGTTAGCAAGTGATGCTCGCGAAGAACTGCTGAGCAACCTTACAGGTGTTATCGAGCGCGTTGAAGGTAACGTACTCGAAGCTGACCACTGGGGCATGCGTGACCTCGCATACCCAGTACAGAAATTTATGCGCGGCTACTACGTTCGTCTTGAGTTTGAAGCTCCTGGCACCGCTGTTGCCGAACTTGAGCGTATCATCCGTATTACAGATGGTATCTTCAAGTACGTAACTGTTAAGCTTGAGGAGGCAAAATAA